Below is a genomic region from Cognatiyoonia koreensis.
CGGCGTCTATCGCAAAGTCGGCGTTTGGCCATTTGTCTCATTTCAGTCTATCCAACACTAACCATGACCACACCGCACGGACCACATTTCCTCGGAATTGGCGCTCAACGCGCCGGAACGACGTGGGTACATCAAATGCTGTTCGGAAACCCAAGTGTGTGGTTACCACCGATCAAGGAATTGCATCATTTCGATTTATTCGACCAATCCGGCAATCTGATCAGTGATCGATTGCACGACCATCGTGCATCACGCATACGCGCTTGGGCGAAGCAACCGTGGCACAAAGAAATGCGCAATCCGTTCAGGCCAGAGGGGCGGGAGCGGTTCGCGGACGTCTGGGCGATGGCCCGGTACGAACTTACGACAGTATTAAGCAAACCAACTGTCACCAACTATCTGAAGCTGTTCGAGAATGCTCGGAGACGCGGACGGATCGCGGGTGAAATCACACCTGCCTATGCAACGCTGAAACCTCATCAGGTTGCCGAAATCAAGGACGCGGTTGGACCCGACTTGAAAGTTTTCTTCATCTTACGCGATCCGATTGACCGTATGTGGTCGCATGCAACCAAACATTTCGTGCGGACAAGAGGCAAACGCCCCGGCGAAGTCGATCACGCAGACTACCTCGCGTTCGTGAAAAGCGTACCGTGCCAGATCAGGACGGATTATGCGACGACGCTTGCCACGTGGCGAAGCGTATTTGGAGATGCAAACGTCCTGACCTGCTATTTTGACGATATTCGAGACGCACCTCAGGATCTGCTTGATCAGATCGAAACGTTTCTTGGTGTACCCAGCGACAGGCGACGACCGCTGCTGCCAGCCAACAATTCCTACCGCAACAAGGACGACGGTATTCCCCCAATGCTGCGCCCATGGCTTTCCCATTTCAGCATGCAACAATGTATGGCGTTAGCAGAACGTGATCCGCATCCGCATATAATGCGGTGGATGGAACGCGCCAAAGAGATGGCGCAGAATGTTTGATTATTGCTTCATATCCTACATCAGCCGATCAGGGTCTACGCTGCTCGCGCATCTGCTAAGCGATCGATTTCAGGTCTGCGTCACACCAGAAGGGTCGTTTCCAGCAGAAATGCTTGGTGTTAACGGCTTTGCACCAGTTGAACTTAAAACCGCAGCCAGCGCGGCAAGTTATCTTGATGCACTTACAAGCGTGTCAAAACTCGCGTCTTGGAATATCGAACCAACGATCACGAACTCATTGCCGGTAGATGGCGTTACGATCTTTCAGGGCTTGCTTCGTCAATACCGCGACACCTTTTTCCCCAGTGACCAAATGATCTGCTACAAGGGCGATCCAGTCATGCCATGGGAGATCACCAAGGCCCTGTCGTACCACCGATCGGCGGGCGCGATCGTTATTCTGCGTGATCCAAGGGCCATTCTACATTCACAGTTGAACGCAGCGTATGCATACCGTGGCGGGAAGTTCAGCCATGCCGTTGCGCAAAACGCACGCGAATGGGCTCAAATGGTATCAGCCATTGAAGCGCTGGCCGACGATCCCCGAGTTCATGTTGTGCGATATGAAGAACTGGTGACTGACACGGACGCTGCACTTGCCAAGTTGGCGGCATTTCTAGAAGTGCGATGCCGCGATAAGGCGCAGGAAAGGGGCTTTGCTGACACAATCGCTGATGAAGAGCGGCACTTGCATGTGCGCGCAACCGAAGCTCCTGACGCATCCCGATTGGACGCATGGCGCACGACGCTTGATCCGCGCAAGCAGGCATTGCTGGAACAGTTGATCGGAGAACAGATGCGACGCCATGGGTATCAACCTGACGCACCTATTTCAATTAGCCGCCTTTCTGTTTGGGGGTCCGTCGCACTGGACTATTTCGCGAAACTGA
It encodes:
- a CDS encoding sulfotransferase — encoded protein: MFDYCFISYISRSGSTLLAHLLSDRFQVCVTPEGSFPAEMLGVNGFAPVELKTAASAASYLDALTSVSKLASWNIEPTITNSLPVDGVTIFQGLLRQYRDTFFPSDQMICYKGDPVMPWEITKALSYHRSAGAIVILRDPRAILHSQLNAAYAYRGGKFSHAVAQNAREWAQMVSAIEALADDPRVHVVRYEELVTDTDAALAKLAAFLEVRCRDKAQERGFADTIADEERHLHVRATEAPDASRLDAWRTTLDPRKQALLEQLIGEQMRRHGYQPDAPISISRLSVWGSVALDYFAKLTQAARRHGKTSVTNPHYFLQKVTARLKPRQSGDADG
- a CDS encoding sulfotransferase — its product is MTTPHGPHFLGIGAQRAGTTWVHQMLFGNPSVWLPPIKELHHFDLFDQSGNLISDRLHDHRASRIRAWAKQPWHKEMRNPFRPEGRERFADVWAMARYELTTVLSKPTVTNYLKLFENARRRGRIAGEITPAYATLKPHQVAEIKDAVGPDLKVFFILRDPIDRMWSHATKHFVRTRGKRPGEVDHADYLAFVKSVPCQIRTDYATTLATWRSVFGDANVLTCYFDDIRDAPQDLLDQIETFLGVPSDRRRPLLPANNSYRNKDDGIPPMLRPWLSHFSMQQCMALAERDPHPHIMRWMERAKEMAQNV